GATAAAAGAGATAAGAGATGGATGGAGGTCCGCGTCCGACGCGAGTCACAGGATCGGACGTCCGGGGCAAAGCGTTTTCGTTAGTGGTACTGATCCTAATCTAATTCTTACTACTATACTAGTAATAATTTCGATCGtctcttttcttctcatcgTCCTCTGCGGCTCTGCCCTTCCCCTACATCGCGTCTTCGCCTAATACGCCAGCAATCAGTGCCCCTGCCTGCCATGtcctcttccgccgccggcAACTCGTCGCGGtcggcctccacctccaccatcgTAGCTGACACGGCGACCGGGTATCACCTCCTCAAGATCGACGGCTACTCGCGCACCAAGGGCACCCCCATTGGCACGGCCATCGCATCCAGCCAGttcgtcgtcggcggccaccGCTGGCGCATCTATTACTATCCCAACGGGGACCACACCGATAATGCAGATTACATGTCGTTTTACCTCTTGCTCGACGAAAAGAAAAACACCAAGACCAAGAGCGTGAAGGTGCGGACGCTGTTTCAGATTTGTTTCGCAGACCAGGTAAAGGCGCTGCCTACACTAACATCCAAAACAGTAAGAACTTTTGGTGATGGTTCTTCTTGGTGTTGGGGCTATTCGAAGTTCATCAAAAGGGAAGATTTCGAGAAGTCCAAGGATCTCCGAGACGACTCTTTCACAATCCGGTGCGACATTGCCATCGTCCGCGAGTTCCTTGTTGAGACGACCGAGGTGCTCCCGCCCAAATCGTTCGTATCGGTGCCCCCATCCGACATGAACCTGCAGCTCGGCGAGCTGCTGGAGACCGAGAAGGGCGCCGACGTGGTGttcgaggtcgccggcgagagGTTCGCCGCGCACCGGTGCGTGCtcgcggcgcggtcgccggtCTTAGGCGCGGAGCTCTACGGCCTGATGAAGGAGGGCAACGCCGCCGTGGTCGTGCGCGTCGAGGACATGGAGGCGCGGGTGTTCAAGCTGCTGCTCCGCTTCGTGTACACTGACTCGTtgccggagatgaagaagaCGGACGAAGCCGTCATGTGCCAGCATCTGCTCGTCGCGGCGGATCGGTACAACCTGGAGAGGCTGAAGCTGATCTGCGAGGAGAAGCTGTGCAACCACATTAGCACGGGCACGGTGTCGAACATGCTGCTGCTGGCTGATCAGCACCGCTGCGCCGGGCTGCAGAAAGCGTGCTGCAATTTTCTCGGCTCATCGGCGAACCTGAGTCCTGTCAGCAGGGGCTGCCTCTCTGTTATGAAAGTGCTGGTGTCAGGATGCTGGTGCCTCCACTGAGTTATGCTTAATTAGTACTATGTTCTAGCATGTGGTTTAGAGACCTTTGTCATCACATAGTTCTCTTCTATATATTTTAGCAATGCATGGAGACTTGCTGTTGTACACCCTGTCTCGGTGTCTTGGCTTGTACTATCACTATCAGGCAGAGCTGCAGAGGTATATGACCTTAGTAATTCCATGAAATTTATGAGTCATGAACATCATCCTGAGGTAAAAGTAATTCCAGTTTGACCGTGTGTTGTTACTACCACTGTAACTTtacctaaaaaaattacttcttgatttggatttggatgaCTGGTTGAGTTATGTAAGCACCTGTGCTATATTCTCACTACTGGAAAGATGCTTTTCCCAGAAGGCTAAATTGAATTTTTGggttctttcttaaaaaaaaaaatgggttAAGTTCGATTTACCCCTTAAACTATTGCGAAAGTACGCTTTATCCCCCTAAACTGTGATACCAGATATAATACCCCCTTGAACTATTCAATCCGGACACTTAACCCTCCCGCGACCAATTTCGGCTGGTTTTGTCCATTTGTTCCAACGTGGCACACCCACGTGGCAAATGACGTGGCAATAACATAAAAAtacccctctccttcctccccatctctccctctcccgtgAAAAATTCCCCATCCCTAACCCTAGCTGCGCAGGCACGGCGGTGTGGCacacgcgcggcggcgaggcgcaggCATAGCACGGGCGGAGCACAGGTATGCCACGGAGCTGAGCTGTTGGCAGTGTGCTTGCCTACCTGAACAAAAATGGCTTCGATCGTCAAGCACACCACATTTTGGGGAAGGAAGCTGTTGCTGTAACCAGCTACACGGTGGAGATTTGGAGATCATCGGACAGTGTTTTGGCTAGCTTTATTTATGCGTGCGGAGAACGATTTCAGATCACTTGACAATTCCTATGtccatttgtttgtttcattgcaatttgcaatcGTGTTTAGTGGCATGTGCTGCTACAGTGCTGCTCCGAGTCAAGATGTATGTcaatggccgccgccaccatgggcCTCCTCCGATTCTAAGGTCACCATTTTGGGACATGCCCATCGCAGCTGCAGTCTGTGCTTCTGCCGCCTCGAGGTCCTCCGCTGCTGCCATGTgcaagagaaagagaagaagggagaagcGAGCATGGTAGGAGGAAGATGGGAGAGGAAGAAGTACATGataacaggtgggacccactacTTTTATTGCTATGTTGAATGCCAGCTAGGATGAAAACCACCGTGCATAGGAGTCAAGGGGGGTAAATTATCTGGTTTAGGTAATTTGAGGGCGAAAGTTAGCTGGTATGGAAGTTAAGGAGTGCATTTCGTACTTTTGCAATAGTTGAGGGGGTAAATCGGACTTAACCCCAAAAAAATTGAACTTTTGTAGGCACGTGGAGCAATCGCCTGAGCATAGGTGTATGTGAAAATCGAGATTTTCCTAGATGGACGAAACAACTGCATATGAAAAAGGACTTTCATAGGCAGACATGTTATGCTGCCCGACTGCAAAAGTTTTTagtgaaacaaataaaaattctaaaaagaaTATTCCAACAACTCTAACTCTGATATACAGTAAATAATTGTCTCTATGGCTGTCCCCGTAAATGGACGCCGCTGACCATACTGGCATTATCTCCGATTCCCTCGACGCTGGATCTGTCGTCTCCGACCTCCCCAGTACCTAATCCACACCTCCTGATCAGTCCCTACCGCGGCCACTGGCGGCGGATTCGCGGCATCCGAGGCCGCCACCGTCAACGAGAAGGGAAAGAGGAGCTGATGCGGCATCATCGGTGCTGAGCAGTCGAGAGGAACGAGAAGGAGAGCCGAGGAGGGGACTGCGTCCTTTTAATTTAGGGGCAATTGCATCTGTACCCCCACTTTCGAAGCCAATTGCTgtttt
The sequence above is drawn from the Oryza glaberrima chromosome 10, OglaRS2, whole genome shotgun sequence genome and encodes:
- the LOC127785582 gene encoding BTB/POZ and MATH domain-containing protein 1-like, producing MSSSAAGNSSRSASTSTIVADTATGYHLLKIDGYSRTKGTPIGTAIASSQFVVGGHRWRIYYYPNGDHTDNADYMSFYLLLDEKKNTKTKSVKVRTLFQICFADQFIKREDFEKSKDLRDDSFTIRCDIAIVREFLVETTEVLPPKSFVSVPPSDMNLQLGELLETEKGADVVFEVAGERFAAHRCVLAARSPVLGAELYGLMKEGNAAVVVRVEDMEARVFKLLLRFVYTDSLPEMKKTDEAVMCQHLLVAADRYNLERLKLICEEKLCNHISTGTVSNMLLLADQHRCAGLQKACCNFLGSSANLSPVSRGCLSVMKVLVSGCWCLH